One Acropora palmata chromosome 2, jaAcrPala1.3, whole genome shotgun sequence genomic window carries:
- the LOC141874250 gene encoding uncharacterized protein LOC141874250, translated as MDALKRKAKETLDDIKRAENKYKDLTRYLRLVKERAELAEEEASVLKAKIAAKREELESFGGVLKEKQIQHAAKEEEMDESEKMRKALEAKEFETDDQLVGLELKVRNEKKKADELEDKLAEAKVLHNSMKGELSELLARLNTAESKIVKLSEEADGNLVKLINLERRHVLYDQRQDWFEDRVEMKEREISHLKAETEANLAEVKGLEGQRNKLKTQVNSWKKRVAHLTRELEDCKADLKH; from the exons ATGGATGCTCTCAAGAGGAAGGCTAAGGAAACTCTGGATGACATTAAGCGGGCAGAGAACAAATATAAAGATTTGACAAGGTACCTCAGGCTTGTCAAGGAGAGGGCAGAGTTGGCTGAAGAAGAAGCAAGTGTTCTGAAAGCCAAGATTGCAGCAAAGAGAGAAGAACTGGAATCGTTTGGTGGTGTGttgaaagagaaacaaattcaacatgcagcaaaagaagaggaaatggACGAGAGCGAGAAAATGAGAAAGGCCCTTGAAGCCAAGGAGTTTGAAACTGATGATCAACTAGTAGGGCTGGAGTTGAAAgttagaaatgaaaaaaagaaggcaGATGAGCTAGAAGACAAACTTGCTGAAGCAAAAGTCTTGCACAATTCAATGAAGGGTGAGCTGAGTGAACTGTTAGCACGGTTGAATACTGCAGAGTCAAAGATTGTAAAATTGAGTGAAGAAGCCGACGGTAATTTGGTGAAGTTGATTAATTTGGAGCGAAGGCACGTGCTGTATGATCAACGCCAGGACTGGTTTGAAGACCGCGTAGAGATGAAAGAACGAGAGAtcagtcatttgaaagcaGAAACGGAGGCCAATCTAGCAGAAGTAAAGGGGCTGGAAGGCCAGCGCAACAAGCTGAAAA CTCAGGTAAATTCCTGGAAAAAGCGCGTGGCACATTTGACCAGGGAACTGGAAGATTGTAAAGCCGATCTGAAGCATTAA
- the LOC141874232 gene encoding kelch-like protein 3, translating to MENTSNVFYDFTDEQGASDAFGKMNDFREERTFCDVVLSTEDGEEFNAHRLVLASVSAYFRAMFLTDMRESTQTNITLKGVESQALRDLINFAYTSTLRITFSNVHSLLSAASLLQFLTVENACYDFLRNSINVCNSLQIWNLADLHGCTELLNLSENFIRANFVAVLKLSDFHSLSSKQLAALLSHDKLNVPCESVVLFGVLDWVKYDLDNRLVNLEELMAHIRFPLMTRKFLMDTAAREELIMGSATCREFVLEAIDYHLNPERRAKNRISRTIPRERLSRLLYVVGGEEKHQVLNNVEYFDFNEKKWRIIAPMIIPRKFAGSAILDGLLYAVGGINKEYADLVTVESYNPCVGQWSSVASLNKCKGALAVSVLEGWLYAAGGSHNGSALKSVERYDTVKNEWTQVANMRLPRSNFGMASLHGRLYAVGGHCGFSEIEQVECFDPMTNKWCDVSNMNKSRMNHAVVTFSDRIYVIGGSNSVGVLDSIEKYNPDLNLWLIIRNTMDPRSGAAAAVVLGDEEGAQELFIIGGHDNHHRDTNTVKKLNLKFADYSTAIAPCMNHPRVYASVACA from the exons ATGGAAAATACCAGCAACGTTTTCTATGACTTCACGGACGAACAGGGAGCCAGCGATGCCTTCGGAAAGATGAACGATTTTAGGGAGGAGAGGACTTTTTGCGATGTGGTTCTCTCTACGGAAGACGGAGAAGAATTTAATGCTCATCGCCTCGTTCTGGCCTCTGTAAGCGCGTACTTCCGAGCAATGTTTTTGACCGACATGCGGGAGAGCACTCAAACGAATATCACACTAAAAGGAGTGGAATCACAGGCGCTTCGAGACTTGATCAACTTTGCCTACACGTCAACACTGAGAATAACTTTTTCAAATGTACATTCGTTGCTCTCAGCGGCCAGCCTGCTCCAGTTTCTGACGGTGGAGAACGCTTGCTACGATTTTCTACGAAACAGTATAAATGTGTGTAACAGTTTACAGATATGGAACTTGGCCGATTTACACGGTTGCACAGAACTTCTAAATCTCTCGGAAAATTTTATCCGCGCAAACTTCGTAGCGGTCTTAAAACTCAGCGACTTTCATTCTTTGTCCTCGAAGCAGCTGGCAGCGCTTCTGTCGCACGATAAATTGAACGTCCCTTGTGAGAGCGTTGTATTGTTTGGAGTGCTCGACTGGGTAAAATACGACTTAGACAATCGACTTGTAAATCTTGAGGAATTAATGGCGCATATCCGATTCCCTCTGATGACGCGAAAATTTCTGATGGACACGGCAGCCAGAGAGGAGCTGATCATGGGCAGCGCAACGTGTCGCGAATTTGTCCTTGAAGCTATTGATTACCATTTGAACCCCGAAAGAAGGGCGAAGAACCGAATATCGCGTACGATCCCTCGTGAACGACTCAGTCGATTGCTTTACGTGGTCGGTGGCGAAG AAAAACACCAAGTTTTGAACAACGTAGAATACTTTGACTTCAACGAAAAGAAATGGAGAATAATTGCACCCATGATCATTCCGCGCAAGTTTGCTGGCTCCGCAATACTCGATGGTCTCCTGTATGCTGTGGGCGGAATCAACAAGGAATACGCTGATCTTGTTACGGTGGAGAGCTACAATCCGTGCGTTGGACAATGGTCTTCTGTTGCATCGCTGAATAAATGCAAAG GTGCTCTGGCAGTTTCAGTTCTGGAGGGATGGCTGTACGCTGCTGGTGGGTCTCACAATGGATCTGCTCTAAAGAGTGTGGAACGTTACGACACAGTGAAGAACGAATGGACTCAGGTCGCGAATATGCGCTTACCGAGGAGTAATTTCGGAATGGCATCACTCCACGGACGTCTCTACGCAGTCGGAGGGCATTGTGGGTTTTCTGAAATCGAGCAAGTCGAGTGTTTCGATCCCATGACCAACAAATGGTGTGACGTCAGCAATATGAACAAGTCCCGGATGAATCACGCCGTCGTCACGTTCAGTGACCGCATTTATGTCATCGGGGGAAGCAACAGCGTGGGGGTCTTAGATTCCATCGAGAAGTACAACCCCGATTTAAACCTATGGCTAATCATCCGCAATACAATGGATCCGCGAAGCGGCGCAGCTGCTGCTGTTGTGCTTGGCGATGAAGAGGGAGCTCAagaactgttcatcataggtGGGCATGACAATCACCATAGGGATACTAACactgtaaaaaaattgaacttgaagtttgCCGATTACTCAACGGCGATTGCGCCATGTATGAATCACCCAAGAGTCTACGCTTCTGTGGCATGTGCTTAG